DNA from Asanoa sp. WMMD1127:
TGGGTGCGCTGGGCGACCGCGATGTAGAGCAGGTCGAGCACGACCAGCTGGGGGTGCCGGGCCGAGAGCGCGTCGGGCCGGAACGTGGTGGCCTGCGCGGCGGTCAGGAGGATGATGTCGGCCAGCTCGGCCAGCGGCGACCGGGGGAAGCTGGTCAGCGCGACCGTGGTGGCGCCCCGGCTGCCGGCCTCGGCCAGCATCTCGATGGTCTCGCGGGTGGCGCCGCTGTGGCTCACGCCCAGCGCGACGTCGCCGGGGCGCAGCAGCGCGGCGCTGGCCAGGCCGTTGTGCACGTCGGTCCAGGCCCACGCGGCGACGCCGATGCGGTGCAGGCTGAACTGCATCTCCTCGCCGACCAGGGCGCTGCCGCTCGCGCCGAAGATGTCGACCCGGGTGGCGGCGGCGATCGCGTCGGCGGCCCGCTCGACCTCGGCCAGGTCGAGCAGCGCGGCGGTGTCGTGCATCGCCCGGGTGTCGGCGGCCATGATCTGGCCCAGCACCCGGTCGAGCGGGTCGGTCGGCTGGATCTCGCGGCCGATGTCGAACGTCCAGCCCGCCGAGCGCGCCCGGCCGGTCTCCGCCGCGATGCCCAACCGGAGGTCGGCGTACCCGTCGAAGCCGAGCGCCCGGCAGAACCGGGTGATCGTGGCCGGCGAGGTGCCGCTGCGCTCGGCCAGCTCCACGATCGTG
Protein-coding regions in this window:
- a CDS encoding MurR/RpiR family transcriptional regulator, giving the protein MIEREADSTATAVVDASPADGVLLRVRAGLPEFTGALQRVAEQVLADPAAAARATIVELAERSGTSPATITRFCRALGFDGYADLRLGIAAETGRARSAGWTFDIGREIQPTDPLDRVLGQIMAADTRAMHDTAALLDLAEVERAADAIAAATRVDIFGASGSALVGEEMQFSLHRIGVAAWAWTDVHNGLASAALLRPGDVALGVSHSGATRETIEMLAEAGSRGATTVALTSFPRSPLAELADIILLTAAQATTFRPDALSARHPQLVVLDLLYIAVAQRTHDRAHASFQRTAQAVDGHKTAKGAA